In the Tribolium castaneum strain GA2 chromosome 1, icTriCast1.1, whole genome shotgun sequence genome, one interval contains:
- the SmD1 gene encoding probable small nuclear ribonucleoprotein Sm D1: MKLVRFLMKLSHETVTMELKNGTQVHGTITGVDVAMNTHLKAVKVTVKNRNPVNLDTLTVRGNNIRYYILPDSLPLETLLIDDTPKAKAKKKESARGAARGRGRGRGRGGPRGRGRGRGRR, from the exons ATGAAATTAGTAAG gtttttaatgaaactgaGCCATGAAACGGTCACAATGGAGCTGAAAAACGGCACACAAGTCCATGGCACTATAACCGGTGTAGATGTGGCCATGAATACGCACTTAAAAGCTGTAAAAGTGACTGTAAAGAACCGAAATCCTGTGAACTTAGACACCCTAACAGTTAGAGGAAACAACATTCGTTACTACATTTTGCCCGATAGTTTACCCCTCGAGACTCTGCTGATTGACGACACCCCCAAAGCCAAGGCCAAGAAGAAGGAGAGCGCCCGGGGGGCTGCCAGAGGCCGCGGGAGGGGCCGTGGCAGAGGGGGCCCCCGAGGCAGGGGCAGAGGGAGAGGGCGTAGATAA